In Pedobacter sp. SL55, the following proteins share a genomic window:
- a CDS encoding PepSY domain-containing protein gives MPPYRVANFDQLTLAQTVPVLKEKFSEISEVEVDHNGFVRLNGFDSEGNEVDAYIDPNTAKILGKPEEKSAFVQWNIALHRSLFLKETGRAVIGVISFLLLLIAISGLALVIQRQRGMRGFFTKLIKEYFAQYYHVITGRLILIPVLIIALTGTYLSMARFQLFAEHKAEHKEIVASNEDLVQKKIADFTLFKNTKLADVKKIAFPFAEDPEEYYNLKLKDRELIVNQFNGEVLSEVKYPSTLLLENLSLDLHTGRTNIIWAIILGIACLNILFFIYSGFAITLKRRATKIKNKHKTTDAEYILLVGTENGSTLRFANAIHEQLNAQGKVSFLTQLNQYHVFPKAKQFIVFTSTYGLGDPPANGNKFLQLIDRYPQKHQIHFSVVGFGSHAYPDFCEFAKQVNQTLIAQTWAKPLIDLHTVNDKSATEFVAWVKNWSQNAGVELATTPALYAKKPKGLQKMMVLDRTEVNQEEQTFLLTIRTPARTKFTSGDLLAIYPANDNRERLYSVAKCNGNVQLVVKLHEQGLGSEYLNKLQVGDVFKARMVANTSFHLPKNKAVAMIGNGTGIAPFLGMISQNAKHADHHLYIGFRKETSLIKQHKAFLDQQLQNQKLKSYQIAFSREQNHCYVMDLIRKDGEQLAKLLSNGGVVMICGSLLMQQDVEKVLDEICLEINGNALSFYKEKNQLLTDCY, from the coding sequence ATGCCCCCTTATCGTGTCGCTAATTTCGATCAGCTTACACTTGCCCAAACTGTTCCTGTTTTAAAAGAGAAATTTTCTGAAATTAGTGAGGTTGAGGTAGATCACAATGGTTTTGTTCGCCTAAACGGATTTGATAGTGAGGGCAACGAAGTTGATGCTTACATAGATCCGAATACGGCAAAAATTTTAGGTAAACCCGAAGAAAAAAGTGCTTTTGTACAGTGGAATATCGCTTTGCATCGGTCTTTATTTTTGAAAGAAACTGGGCGTGCAGTTATTGGGGTAATTTCGTTCCTATTGTTGTTAATCGCTATTTCTGGTTTGGCTTTGGTTATCCAACGCCAACGCGGAATGAGAGGGTTTTTTACCAAGTTAATTAAAGAATACTTCGCTCAATACTATCACGTAATTACAGGCAGGCTGATATTAATTCCGGTTCTAATTATTGCCCTAACCGGAACTTATCTTTCTATGGCAAGGTTTCAGCTCTTTGCAGAACATAAAGCCGAACATAAGGAAATTGTGGCCTCAAATGAAGACCTTGTTCAAAAGAAAATCGCTGATTTTACATTGTTTAAAAACACAAAGCTGGCCGATGTTAAAAAGATAGCGTTTCCTTTTGCCGAAGATCCCGAAGAATATTATAACCTTAAACTGAAAGACCGCGAGTTAATTGTTAATCAGTTTAACGGAGAAGTATTAAGTGAAGTAAAATATCCGAGCACTTTATTGTTAGAAAACCTGAGTTTAGATTTACATACCGGGCGAACCAACATTATTTGGGCAATTATTTTAGGTATTGCTTGTTTAAACATTCTATTCTTTATCTATTCTGGTTTTGCAATTACCCTTAAAAGAAGAGCAACTAAAATTAAGAATAAACACAAAACTACCGATGCCGAATATATTTTGTTGGTGGGTACAGAAAATGGAAGTACGCTACGTTTTGCCAATGCCATTCACGAGCAATTAAATGCTCAGGGAAAAGTTTCTTTCCTTACTCAGCTTAATCAATACCATGTTTTTCCAAAGGCTAAACAGTTTATTGTTTTTACATCTACCTACGGTTTGGGAGATCCGCCAGCTAATGGCAATAAATTTTTACAGCTTATTGATAGGTATCCCCAAAAACATCAAATCCACTTTTCTGTGGTTGGTTTTGGCTCGCATGCCTATCCAGATTTTTGCGAATTTGCCAAGCAGGTAAATCAAACGTTAATTGCACAAACTTGGGCTAAGCCATTAATAGATTTGCACACAGTGAATGATAAATCTGCTACAGAATTTGTTGCTTGGGTAAAAAATTGGAGCCAAAATGCAGGAGTTGAATTGGCTACTACACCTGCTTTGTATGCTAAAAAACCAAAAGGTTTACAAAAAATGATGGTGCTAGATAGGACCGAGGTTAACCAAGAAGAACAAACATTTCTGCTCACTATCCGTACGCCGGCCAGAACCAAATTCACTTCGGGAGATTTGTTGGCCATTTACCCGGCAAATGATAACCGCGAACGCCTGTACTCTGTGGCTAAATGCAATGGAAATGTACAATTGGTGGTTAAGCTACATGAGCAAGGCTTGGGTTCCGAGTATTTGAATAAACTACAAGTTGGCGATGTGTTTAAAGCCCGTATGGTAGCTAACACCTCTTTTCATCTGCCTAAAAATAAAGCGGTTGCAATGATTGGCAATGGAACCGGTATTGCACCTTTTTTAGGGATGATTTCGCAAAATGCTAAGCATGCAGATCATCATCTGTATATCGGTTTTCGTAAAGAAACCTCATTAATTAAGCAGCATAAAGCGTTTTTAGACCAACAGCTACAAAATCAAAAATTAAAGAGTTATCAAATTGCTTTTTCACGTGAGCAGAACCATTGTTACGTAATGGATTTGATTCGTAAAGATGGCGAGCAACTGGCCAAATTATTAAGTAATGGGGGAGTAGTTATGATTTGCGGCTCTTTGCTAATGCAGCAAGATGTAGAAAAAGTACTAGACGAAATTTGTTTGGAAATAAATGGCAACGCACTCTCGTTTTATAAAGAAAAAAATCAGTTGCTAACAGATTGTTATTGA
- a CDS encoding LysE family translocator, which yields MFEAIILGIGAGLISSFLTGPVFFAMIKTSIERGFKAGFSLAAGVIVSDLILITIVLFGSHFFEYKRDFDKYVGIIGGIFIVGVGLYYLFSNVKINYTEGDHIKISKRGYVLKGFLMCILTPSTLMFWVVVSGIISVKLATLPEKILCFLIAMATQLAIDALKTYYASKLRYRIKENTLKKLNKIAGLVIIGFAVWLIIKTYFQYLSIKQVLHAFVILYQDDKLMEPFEINLAGQVLTIQPRLDGAYDVFEGSEKVGTTSAVSENGQTSWTSEELSTDYAKQIGELIDEHQL from the coding sequence ATGTTTGAAGCTATCATTTTGGGTATTGGAGCGGGATTGATTTCATCATTTTTGACAGGCCCTGTTTTTTTTGCCATGATTAAAACCAGTATAGAAAGGGGCTTTAAAGCTGGATTTTCTTTAGCTGCTGGTGTAATTGTAAGCGATTTGATTTTAATTACCATTGTACTATTTGGTTCGCATTTTTTTGAATATAAGCGAGATTTCGATAAATATGTGGGGATTATAGGTGGAATTTTTATTGTTGGCGTGGGGTTATATTACCTTTTTTCTAACGTAAAAATTAATTATACTGAAGGCGATCACATTAAAATAAGTAAACGGGGTTACGTGCTCAAAGGCTTTTTAATGTGTATTCTTACCCCTTCTACCTTAATGTTTTGGGTTGTAGTAAGTGGCATTATTTCGGTTAAACTGGCTACTTTACCAGAAAAAATTCTTTGCTTTTTAATTGCCATGGCTACTCAATTAGCTATAGATGCCTTAAAAACCTATTATGCCAGTAAGCTGCGCTACCGTATCAAAGAAAACACTTTAAAAAAACTCAATAAGATTGCTGGACTTGTCATTATAGGTTTCGCTGTTTGGCTTATTATAAAAACTTACTTTCAGTACTTATCAATAAAACAAGTGCTCCATGCTTTTGTTATTCTTTATCAAGACGATAAACTTATGGAACCTTTTGAAATCAATTTAGCAGGACAAGTGTTAACAATACAACCACGTTTAGATGGTGCTTATGACGTTTTTGAAGGCAGCGAAAAGGTAGGCACAACCTCTGCTGTTTCCGAAAATGGCCAAACCAGCTGGACTTCAGAAGAGTTATCTACAGATTACGCTAAACAAATAGGCGAATTGATAGACGAACATCAGCTTTAA
- a CDS encoding DUF5677 domain-containing protein, which translates to MENINMKVSDLIIEGLDRIIHESLESVRVDMKIPKKKFQEFLDLEDGKAFDTLYDAVAEHLIDRDFKNQYLQQWRQMTRSTQAKIISAHKKPFLYFFAYIHICFQIYDRIRLALDGQVMDKKTTLHLCLYGNLCRMADEIGILLSHGYTSAALTLWRTFYEHSVVCFPEIGPIKNRKKTLFLINNYENNTIYRGTDCFNIETA; encoded by the coding sequence ATGGAAAACATTAATATGAAAGTAAGTGACTTAATCATAGAAGGGCTTGATCGGATCATACATGAATCTCTGGAAAGTGTCAGGGTAGACATGAAAATTCCGAAAAAAAAATTTCAGGAGTTTCTGGATCTCGAAGATGGGAAGGCTTTTGACACCCTTTACGATGCTGTAGCAGAACACCTGATTGACCGAGACTTTAAAAACCAATATTTACAGCAGTGGAGACAAATGACACGGAGCACCCAGGCCAAAATCATTTCTGCGCACAAAAAGCCATTTTTGTATTTCTTTGCCTACATTCATATCTGCTTTCAAATCTATGATCGCATCAGACTGGCACTTGACGGCCAGGTCATGGACAAAAAGACAACCCTGCACCTTTGCCTGTACGGTAACTTGTGCAGGATGGCAGATGAAATTGGAATTCTGCTATCCCATGGATATACTTCAGCAGCATTGACACTTTGGAGGACTTTCTATGAGCATAGTGTTGTATGCTTCCCCGAAATTGGTCCGATTAAAAATAGAAAAAAGACACTATTTTTAATTAACAATTATGAAAACAACACAATTTACAGAGGCACAGATTGTTTCAATATTGAGACAGCATGA
- a CDS encoding FAD:protein FMN transferase, giving the protein MTFLSASLREGTTKQSLSFILFIAFSFQSFAQIQRQRPITLMGSRFDITVVATDSLQAEIHIDEVIAEMNRIEELISDWKVNSQISEVNRNAGIKPVKVDREVFELTQRSLYFSKITNGAFDISYAAMDKIWKFDGSMKQMPTPEEIKKSVAKVGYQNIILDSLNSTIFLKLLGMKIGFGATGKGYAADKGRELMEAKGIKGGIVNASGDLTTWGKPAKGKAWNVGITNPFDQEKYLAVISLNREAVTTSGSYEKYVEFDGKRYAHIINPVTGYPATGLISATVIGPSAEIANGLSTSIMVLGQEKGLELLGKFPEYSCVMVTDDGEVVKSANFKGKLKRKLK; this is encoded by the coding sequence ATGACGTTCCTAAGTGCGTCATTGCGAGAAGGAACGACGAAGCAATCTCTTTCTTTTATTCTTTTTATTGCATTTTCCTTCCAATCATTCGCCCAAATCCAGCGCCAACGTCCAATTACTTTAATGGGCAGTCGTTTTGATATTACTGTTGTGGCAACAGATTCGTTGCAGGCCGAAATACATATTGATGAAGTAATAGCCGAAATGAACCGAATAGAAGAGCTAATTTCAGATTGGAAAGTAAATTCTCAAATTTCGGAAGTGAACCGTAACGCAGGTATTAAACCCGTAAAAGTTGATAGAGAGGTGTTTGAACTTACCCAACGCTCGCTTTATTTTTCAAAAATAACAAATGGTGCTTTCGATATCAGCTATGCTGCTATGGATAAAATCTGGAAATTCGACGGCTCGATGAAGCAAATGCCTACGCCAGAAGAAATTAAAAAATCTGTTGCTAAAGTAGGTTATCAAAATATCATACTAGACAGTTTGAATTCTACAATTTTCCTCAAATTATTAGGTATGAAAATAGGTTTCGGCGCAACGGGCAAAGGCTATGCGGCAGATAAAGGTAGAGAGTTAATGGAAGCCAAAGGCATTAAAGGGGGTATTGTAAATGCTTCTGGAGATTTAACCACTTGGGGCAAACCCGCAAAAGGGAAGGCCTGGAATGTGGGCATTACCAATCCTTTTGATCAAGAAAAATACCTGGCCGTAATTTCTTTAAATAGAGAGGCGGTTACAACATCTGGTAGTTACGAGAAATATGTAGAATTTGATGGAAAGCGGTATGCTCATATCATTAATCCTGTTACTGGTTATCCCGCTACGGGCTTAATTAGTGCTACCGTAATTGGTCCCAGCGCCGAAATAGCCAATGGTTTAAGTACGTCGATAATGGTACTTGGACAAGAAAAAGGATTGGAGTTGCTAGGTAAGTTTCCAGAATATAGCTGCGTAATGGTAACGGACGATGGAGAAGTTGTGAAATCGGCGAACTTTAAGGGTAAACTAAAGAGAAAACTGAAGTAA
- a CDS encoding ankyrin repeat domain-containing protein has product MKKVVLVASLFFALAAKAQNKNTLLQADFWKRSPSIEAVKTEIANGNNASQLDTRAFDATTLAINNNAPTETIKFLVAQAGNGVGKITHDSRIYLHWAALRGNAELVQYLISKGADMQAQDSHGSEPIVFAVSGGQKNVAVYDAFVKGGIDLKKMYKNGANLLLLGIANDTDLTIANYLVAKGLSLKDVDNDGNTAFDYAAKGGNVQVLKSLLAKGVKPTNGALIFMSQGGRGTAASLEAYQYLVEELKLDPKFASKSGNVLHSIVRKPNQEEIIKYFLEKGVDVNQADADGVTPLMNAASGKNLAVVQWLCAKVKNINTVNEAGETALMQAVASGSPEIVAFLIDKGANVKVEDQAGHNLAYHLVQNYRPMGGPYGARVQGDKDEFIEKLNILKASGLNVEAPQKDGSTLYHAALTKGDLALLQKLGGLKIDVNAKNKEGLTALHKAALISKDDEILKYLLSLGADKTMKTEFDETAYDLAAENEFLSKKNISVNFLKN; this is encoded by the coding sequence ATGAAGAAAGTAGTACTCGTTGCCTCTTTATTTTTTGCACTAGCTGCAAAGGCACAAAATAAAAACACATTATTACAAGCAGATTTTTGGAAGCGAAGTCCAAGCATAGAAGCGGTAAAAACAGAAATAGCAAATGGCAACAATGCTTCGCAGTTAGATACAAGAGCGTTTGATGCCACCACATTAGCAATTAACAATAATGCGCCAACAGAAACTATTAAGTTTTTAGTAGCGCAAGCTGGAAATGGAGTAGGTAAAATTACCCACGATAGTCGCATCTATTTACATTGGGCAGCATTAAGGGGTAATGCAGAATTGGTACAGTACCTGATCTCAAAAGGTGCAGATATGCAAGCTCAAGATAGTCACGGGAGTGAACCAATTGTTTTTGCGGTATCGGGCGGACAAAAAAATGTAGCTGTGTACGATGCTTTTGTAAAGGGCGGTATCGATCTTAAAAAGATGTATAAAAATGGCGCAAACTTGCTATTGTTGGGAATAGCAAATGATACCGACTTAACCATTGCCAATTACCTTGTTGCTAAGGGGCTTTCGTTAAAAGATGTAGATAATGATGGCAATACCGCATTTGATTATGCTGCAAAAGGAGGTAATGTGCAGGTACTTAAAAGTTTATTAGCAAAAGGTGTAAAACCAACTAATGGCGCCTTAATTTTTATGTCGCAGGGCGGAAGAGGAACTGCAGCATCTTTAGAAGCTTACCAATATTTGGTAGAAGAACTTAAACTCGATCCAAAATTTGCTAGCAAAAGCGGTAATGTATTGCATAGCATTGTGCGCAAGCCAAATCAGGAAGAAATCATCAAATATTTTTTGGAAAAAGGGGTAGATGTGAACCAAGCCGATGCGGATGGTGTTACTCCTTTAATGAACGCTGCTTCGGGTAAAAACTTAGCGGTAGTACAATGGTTGTGTGCCAAGGTAAAAAATATCAATACAGTAAACGAAGCTGGAGAAACCGCATTAATGCAAGCTGTAGCATCTGGCTCGCCAGAAATAGTTGCGTTTTTGATAGATAAAGGAGCAAATGTAAAAGTCGAAGACCAAGCTGGGCATAATTTAGCCTATCACTTAGTGCAAAATTACCGACCAATGGGTGGCCCCTACGGTGCGAGAGTTCAAGGAGACAAAGACGAATTTATCGAGAAATTGAATATCCTGAAGGCGAGTGGCTTAAATGTAGAGGCGCCTCAAAAAGATGGTAGCACTTTATACCATGCAGCCTTAACCAAAGGCGATTTAGCTTTGCTACAAAAACTGGGCGGACTTAAAATTGACGTCAACGCTAAAAACAAGGAAGGTTTGACGGCACTACATAAAGCGGCTTTAATTTCAAAAGATGATGAAATTTTGAAGTATTTACTTAGTTTAGGTGCCGATAAAACAATGAAAACAGAATTCGATGAAACTGCTTACGACTTGGCTGCCGAAAACGAATTTTTATCGAAAAAGAATATTTCCGTAAACTTCCTTAAAAACTAA
- a CDS encoding DUF2271 domain-containing protein, which translates to MKSFLKIFALGLLISVSSQVLAQTSKYKCMLQMNAYNGEEAYIVVSLINPKGNYEKTLYMMGKDKKWYNGFKEWFKIFGKNQKLDAKTGASIGGGDRTMINLDIDDVLVNKGYKLRFESSVEDQKYYLDDVEIPLTSSTLAGKTDGKGYIKYIRFSKVQP; encoded by the coding sequence ATGAAATCTTTCCTTAAAATATTTGCCTTAGGCTTACTAATTAGTGTTTCGTCGCAAGTTTTGGCACAAACATCAAAATACAAATGTATGTTGCAAATGAATGCCTATAATGGCGAAGAAGCCTATATTGTAGTTTCCTTGATTAATCCGAAAGGTAATTACGAAAAGACGTTGTACATGATGGGTAAAGACAAAAAATGGTACAATGGCTTTAAAGAGTGGTTTAAAATCTTTGGTAAAAATCAAAAATTAGACGCCAAAACAGGTGCATCTATTGGCGGTGGCGATAGAACAATGATTAACCTAGATATTGATGATGTTTTGGTAAACAAGGGCTACAAATTACGTTTCGAATCTTCGGTAGAAGATCAAAAATATTACTTAGATGATGTAGAAATTCCGTTAACCAGCAGCACGCTTGCAGGAAAAACCGATGGCAAAGGCTATATCAAATACATTAGATTTAGCAAAGTACAACCCTAA